The genomic interval ATGCGCAAGCCTTTGGAGAGGGCCAGGAACACCATACGTTGAGGCCTATTATAGAAAAAGTGCGAGAAAGATATAAGCGAATAGGCATTAGCAAAGATATCTACAAAAAGAAAACCATAGTGACTGCCGACACGGGCTTCGCCAATGAAGCTAATATGAAATATCTATATGAATCGGGTATTAATGCCTACGTGCCGGATAATCAGTTTCGAAGCCGAGATCCTAAGTTCGCACGACAAAAGAGAAAATACGGTAAGCGTCATCAGAATGAAAAGAAAAAAAGCCATGTTCGAAATGTGATTCCACCCAGTGAATTTAACTTCGATCCAGTGAATCTTGTCTGTGTCTGTCCAGCAGGTGAAACCCTTAGCTATCAAAATACCCGCATCTCAGACTCTGGCGTGCCCAAGGCCTTCTTTAATGGCCGAATCATGCAATGTCGAAACTGCGAGCTAAAAACCAAGTGCATGCAAAACCCAGCATCCGCCGATCACAGAAAAGGCAGTGGCCGACAGGTCTCTTTCACGCTATCCCATAAGCGAGGGCCAACCTACACCGATTGGATGAAACATCGAGTCGATAGTAAAGAAGGCAAACAGATTTACAGCCACCGAATGTCGGTAGTAGAACCTGTCTTTGCCAATATCGGAACCAATAAAGGATTAAATCGATTCAGCCTGCGAGGAAAAGACAAGGTCGAATCCCAATGGCAGCTGTATTGTATGGTTCATAATATTGAAAAGTTAACGAATTACGGGCAATTAAGTCATTAATATAGACATATAGCTGCCTCATAGTTTTTATCTTCATTATTTTAGTGTTTAAGGTTGATAATTAAAATTGATGTGGCAAATTAACGGCTAATTAAATTAAGTATTTAGGCTGTAGGGAATCATGGTCCTTAAAGTGGTTTTTCTACAGCCTCGTTAATGGCGAAGGTGCGTTTTCCGTCTTAGACAAAATCAATGACGACAATCGTTATCAGTTTGACCAAACCTGTCGAGTCAAAGCCGTTACCCTAGCGCAGAAACTCGGCATTGAATGCCGCCTCAACATCAACTTTTTACCTAACGCGGTATACGAGCCGGCTTCTTGTATTCAAACAACAATCAAAGCCGCCGATGAGGTTGGATTTCCTGTTGAAAACATTGTATTCGAATTCTTGGAAAGTGAAGAAATAAAAGATCGCGAACATCTAAAGCGCATTGTTACAGACTACCAAGCTCGTGGTATGAACACTGCTATTGATGACTTCGGAGCTGGCTATGCAGGCCTTGGCTTGCTAGCAGAGTATCAACCGGACTTTTTAAAACTTGATATGCTTTTGGTACGTGATGTGGATACAGATGAAAAGAAACACATCATTCTTAAAGGTATGATCGAAGTAGCCTATGCACTCAACATTCGTATCATTGCTGAAGGTGTAGAGACCCGAGGGGAAATGCAAACACTGAAAGACTTGGGTGTAGAACTTATCCAAGGCTATTACTTTGCGAAACCTGGTTTTGAATGCCTGCCGAACATTCAAAACCTGTAACATATAAAACGCAAAAACTTACCAATTACAGATATGAGTTTTCACTAGCTCCGACATCATTTCAATATGATCAGAGCGATCATTTAGGCAAGGAATATAATGGTACTCTTTGCCACCGGCTTCCAAAAAGTTCTCACGATTTTCTTCTTCCAATTCCTCTAATGTTTCTAAGCAATCAGCAGAAAAGGCGGGGCTGATAATATCCACACGCTTTACACCAGACTTCCCCCAGTCTTCAAGCGTATGATCAGTATAGGGCTTGACCCACTCTTCACGGCCAAAGCGAGATTGGAAAGTACAAAGGTATTCGTTCTCTTTTAAATCTAAAGCATGCGCCAAAGCATCAGCAGTAGCTTTACATTGGCGCGGATACGGATCGCCATTGTCTGCGTAGCGCTGTGGGATACCATGGAAAGACATCATTAATTTATCGCCTTTACCGTGCTCCTTCCAATACTCTTTAACCGAATTCGTGAGGGCTTGAATGTATAAAGGGTGCTGATGGTACTCGTTAACAAACCGCATTTCTGGCAGGTGTGGACAACGCTTTAAACCTTTAGCCAATCGATCAAAAACCGCACCCGTGGTGGACGCACTGAACTGAGGATACAGCGGCAACACCAGCATTTTTTCCACGCCCTTTTGTCGCAAATTGCGCCCGGCTGTTTCCATACTAGGTTCGCCATAGGTCATGGCTAATTCCACAGGGATATCTAAACCTTGCTGATCAAGCGCGTCTTGCAAAGCGCGCTGTTGGCGCTTGCTGATGGCCATAAGAGGAGAACCATCTTCCGTCCAGATACTTTGATAACCCTTTGCAACGCGACCGGGACGAAAACGTAAGATAATGCCGTTTAAAATTAACCACCAGATAGGACGAGGCACGTCCACGACGCGGCGATCCCATAAAAATTCGGCTAAATATTTGCGAACGGCTTTAGCGGTAGGCGCTTCGGGTGTACCAAGGTTGACTAATAAAACACCGATTTTAACTTGAGACACAGTATCCCCTTAACATATGCGGTCTGCATTAATGATAGGGCAACTATACGCGCTATTCTAGAGCGCGGTTCAAACGCTCTGTAAAATTTATTAGCGCAACTTCTCCATCAATACGTAATACCACATGCCTAGCGCTAAGAATTGATTACCAATCCATTCACTGCCAGGTAAACGCACATGATTGCACTGAGCAAAAGTATCGAAATCCTTCATATGGCCAGTGATGGCATTGGCCATAATTTCACTGACAATATGCGAAAGCGCGATACCATGACCACTATAGCCTTGTGCGTAGAATACGTTGTCGGAAAGCTTACCTAACTGCGGAATACGATTGATAACAATGCCCATCATGCCAGACCATTGATAATCAATTTTCACGCCTTTTAATCGAGGAAATGTTCGCTCAATGGCCGGACGCAATTCCGCCTCGATATTACGGCTTTCACGCCCAGAATAATTAGCACCGCCGCCAAACAAAAGGCGCTTGTCTTTGGTTAAACGGTAATAGTCCAAAACAAAGCGACAATCATAAACTGCTACATCTTTTGGATTAATCAAATCTGCTACATCGCCCAGTGGCTCCGTGGCCACAATACCGCCTGCGGCTGGGAAAATTTTACCGCTCATTTTTAAGCGCTCTAATCGATGATAGGCGTTGCCTGCTAGCATCACAGTATTGGCCGTTATCGATCCTTTTTCAGTGAAAACTTTAGCCGGTTTATTGGCAGCGCTATTGCCATGATCAATATTGATAACTGGGCTATTTTCAAAAAACCGAACGCCCAGAGATTCTGCAGCTAGTGCTTCGCCTAAGCATAAATCCAAACTGTGCAGATGCATGTTCTTTTTATTGTAAATACCACCGTGGTAAATGTCCGTTTCTAGAAATTCAGATATGCCCTCGCGGTCCACTAACTGCGCCTGATCACCCAAGCCATGCTCAACCAACTCTTGATAATCCGCTTCCAGCTCTTTCATGTGAGCGGGTTTATAGGCCGTGTGTAAATGACCAAACTTGAGATCACAATCGATGCCGTACTTTTCGATGCGCTCTTTAATAATGTCGTGGCCGTGAAAACGCAGATGCCAAATAAAGTTATCTACATCATTGCCAAGGGCGCGACGCATTTGCTTGCGCATAGCACCATCACCACTGAGGCTACCAGTGACTTGGCCCCCATTGCGCCCAGTGGCGCCCCAGCCCAGTTTACTGGCTTCAATAACGGCGACCTTTAAGCCGCGTTCAGCCAGCTCTAATGCGGTATTCACACCGGTAAAGCCGCCGCCTACAATGGCCACGTCGACACGGATATCGCCCTCTAGCTCTGGATAATCAGACTCTTGCTTGACGGTGGCAGTGTAATAAGCGCCCACCCTAGGCTGCTTGGCGTTCTCTGATACGCCCATATTCACCTCAAAATGTAGAATATATTTTACAATGTTTAGGATTCTACACATTAAGGCCGAGCAAGCAAGGCTGGGCAGCTTCTATTCGGCTAGTGTCGAGGAATTGTTGCTACCACATCTTGCCAGGACACGTACTTAAAGTTCTGTAGATCCTCGGGTAAAAAGTTTCGGCCATCTTGCACAACAAGCATGCCTTGCTCAAAACCAGATCCAAGATTGGCAGACGTTACTGCTAATCCATCGGTTTCCGACGCGCCATCAATGCCCGCATCCAAGTTAAAACCTATTTTAAAGCGGTGTATAAACTCAAAGGGTGCCTTGGCATTCAACAAAACATAGGAGTCATTGCCTTGACTGGAAACCACTAGGACACTCTCTTCATGGCCATAATAAATATCCAAACCCTCCACATCATCCACTAGCCAATCGCCATTCACTTCCACAACTAACTGAGGTGTCGCTGAAGGATCTTTATAATCTAGAGTCCAGATCCCCTTATCCTCTTCACCCATAAAAATAAGATGCTGTTGGCGATCATAAACACAGCCTTCTGGTTGGCTTGGCAGTTTGAATTGGCGCACCAGCTCTCCCGACCAACCTTGTTCGCTATCTTTTATGGCATAGACTTCATAGCGACCATCCTTAGCATTGATCAACGCCAATGGTTGTCCTTCTGGATCGCGACCCATACAAAAACCATATACATCAGTTAGGCCAGTGGATAACTCATTTTGTATTTGTGCGCGTCCTGTTTCTGGGTCCATAGAAAACAAAGCAATACTGCTATGATCACGATGACTGGCAGCCGCGATATCCATTACTTGTCCTTGAAAGGTGAAACCCTGAATAACATCCACATTATTAAGGCGACCATTTTCAAAGCGCTGTACCTCTTTGCCCTGTAAATCATATATATGCAAGCCAGCTTTTTTATTGGTGCCTAAAACTAAGCTCTTGGCTCCATCTTTTGGATTCACCCAGATTGCAGGGTCGTCCGCCACATCTCCTTGCAAAGGAACGGGTTGGGTTTCCACCACAGGTTTCACTTTGACCATAGTGTTAACGTCCTGCATCGAGAATGCTGGCGCATTAAGTGAAAAAGCTAACCATTGCTTTGTATTATCATCAAGCAATACAAACTCTAATACGTCATTACTTTTCGATACGAGTAGCTGGTCGGCTTCATAGGTATTAGCAAACGCAAAACGTTTTTCAAATTCGAAGTGATCTGAAAATATCTGATATTGATTGAGTGCTTGCTCATCCACAATCCATAAACGATCCTTAAGAAGAACCATAGCAGTTGCCGTGTGCTGAAGATGACCCTGCTGCACAGTATCCACCAAAGTTCGCTGCATTTGCTTTTCCATATCCAACGGCAATGCCCACACACCAATACCTTCCTCAGAAACTAAAACTCGATCATGAGTAAGATCCATCACACAATATTCGCTAAGCGGTGGCAATGTAATAGTACGTAAGTTATGTATCTTTAACTCTTTACTTTCATCGACGTCTAAATGAAAGTGCAATCCGTTTCCGTTTTCCATCAGTACTAATAAATCACCTTTTCCTTGCTGCATATCAGCGCACATACCTTCTACTGGCGCGGGTAAAATCTGTTTTGAAATAAGACCTTTTTCATTAACAGTGATCAGTGTTCGTTCATCCTGAATGGTAAAATACCAAGCTTCTTCTTGGTGTTTTACCATAGTCAACAATTCGAAATCACCCTCTATGCTTTCTAATACGTCTGGATTATTATTTTTATTTTCAATACGTATTTCAGATTGAGAGACTGAAGCGGAGTGGTTCTTCCATTGCTGCTTAGCAATGACCTTATCCCATTCATTTTTTATTTCTACATTCAGAGTTCTCTCAACTTGAGATGCCGATTTCGAGTCATCACAAGCTAACAAGAGCGTGCTTAGAGCTATCACCAAGCAAATATTCAACAATTTCATAATTTCCTCATTACTACTAAATTAAGCGCAGCAAACTTATCCGCTACGCTTTTTGCCATAACCCACTCTATTTACAAAGCCATACGTAAGCTTAAGCGATAAACGGGGCCGGCCTCTTCCGTTTCCAATTCGTATTCGTCAAAGCTACGGCTTTGCTGATCGGCAATGGTTTCAAATTTATTGAAAGATTCGTCCTTACTGCTATCCAGCAGATTCGAACCTACAAATCGAAGGGTCATTGAAGGCCAACGTTTTTCAATAAAAATTTCTAGGTCTGGGCCATAGCTGGTAGTAATCTCTTCTGCGATAAAACGGCCATAAGCATCCCCTTGCTCACGATAGGTCGCACCGAATGATGCCGCTATATTAGGTAAGTCTTGAATGAATCCTAGGTTATAAACCCACTCAGGTTGATCGTTAAAGGCTCGCTTCCCTAGTTCATCTTCTACTTCACTATCAATATACGAATAATTAACGAATATACCTGTGTTATCCAACGCAAGAATAGACAAAGGCATAGACAGATCCACTTCGACTCCCTGAACCGTGCCGTCTCCAATGTTTTGAGGTTCATAAACAAAAGTGCCTGGTTCATTGTCTTCAATGGCGGTTACTGAGTCTTCCTGTGTATTTGCGAGTTCAATTTTGTCGCTTACATCACGGTAGAAAAAGTTAATACCCATAACACCTTTACGACCAATTCGGTGTTCATATCCAAGATCTAAACCTGTTGCTCGCTCTGGTTCTAAATTTGGATTGCCGCGTAAATCATTATCTTCAAATTCTCCTTCCAGTGTCGCCGGCGTTAAGTAGTTAAAATCAGGACGACGTACACTTTGCGCTAAAGACAACATAATTCGATCAGAATCGGTTACTGCATATCGAATGTGCAATGAGGGTAATACTTGTGAATAATCATTATCGACAGTTTGATCTAAATTCTTATCTTCAATGCTGGTATCGGTTTTTTCGAAACGGACACCCGTTTCCCATTGTAATGCACCTACTTCACCTTCAAGCAAGGCATAAATATCCATACGGTCTTCTTCAATGCTATTTAAGCCCCCGTCTATCGCCTCTAAGTCATCAATGGAATTGGCAACGGATAAGGGACTATTAGAAGCAAACTGATCCCATCCTGATGTAGTGATATCTCGTTCATTATCGCCAGCTTTAATCGATGTATCTCGGGTTTTACTGCGAAGATCTATTCCCGCTTTCAATGTAAGCATCTCATTTAAGCTACGCTCATGAGAAAAGGATATGTTGATTTCTTCATCTTCAAATACTTCCAGCTCACGCTCATCTTCAATAACACTTTGTGCGTCTTCGAAGTCAATTTCTGATTCTCTGTTATCATTCGTACTTTCAAACTGAGCGAAACCTGCTTTGACTTCTGATGTGCCATCTAACATGGAAAAACTATAAGCCACATTAAAGCTAGCGTTGCTTTGCTCAATATCTTGAAGTTGCTGGTTATCTGTGAGTAAGTTTCCGCCTTCGTTCACCGGCCCGGTTGTTGCCGTTGGATTATCGTACTCAAATGAGCGTTCTTTTTCGGTTCTATCAGTATCAACATACACACCATCAAACTTAAGTTCAGAACCATCCATAAGCATTTTTTGATAGTTAAAGTTCAAAGACGTATCTGTACTATCACGAACATCGCTCTGATCTTCACGATTATCAAACTCTTCTGTAGCAAAATTGGCGTTATTCTCAGGTGAATCAGAGTAGCGCAGACTATTTTTCTGTTTTGGATTTAGACGACCCTGCCGATTAACACCAATGACCGCACGACCACCTGCCAGCTCGCCACCCCAAACAGCAGCCAGACTCTCTTTTACTTCCTCTTCTTCACTATAAATAGCACCGCCCAGTTTCACGTAAGCACCATCCAAACTATAGCTATCGCGTAAAATGATATTGACTGCACCGGCCAAAGCATCCCCTGGACGGTCAGCGCTATTGGAGCGAATGACTTCAACTCGTTCGATAAGCTCAGCAGGAATTCGATCCAATAAAAATGAACGATCTTGCCCGATACCTGGAACCGCTTCGCCATTAATCAAAATTTGCGTATAACCTGGATTTAAACCTCGTAATCTTGCACCATCCGATTCAGTGACATCAGACAAAAACGTCACGCTGGGAACTCGCTTCAATGCATCGCCAGCACTAGAGGGCTCAAAACGCTCAAAATAACCACGGTCATATTCCAAAACCTGCTCGATTGTATCCACTCGATTGCGATACCCAATCTCACCATGAACAATAACTTCTTCTATAGACATATCGGAACCTTGTAGTTCGATGGTATTGTCTTCGGCGAAAGCCGATGATGAAAAAGCAAGACTAGAAATAGCCAGAGCTAGAGTATTTTTATTAAGTATTTTCATATATTTCCCCAAGTGATACTGCCTAATTTAGATTGATTGAATAGATAAAATTAAATGAAGAAAGGCCCGCGAAGCTCATAGGTACGGCCATCATCAGCCTCACCTTTTATGCCTTGCTGAGAACTAAAATAGAGACGTGTCCCGTCTGGACTAAATGCGGGACCACAAATTTCTGACTTTTCGTGACCAAGAAAATTAACAAATTCGAATGGTTTAGACTGATGATTGAATACGACCAAGCGCATGTTGGCACCATCCTCTGCGACGATAATGTCCCCTTGGGCAGACACAGTTAGGTTATCAACATCATTTAATTTAGGTTCAAAGTGCTGATCCCGTGCTTGGTCGTAAATCCGAATTAGCTCTTGTGAGTGTGTATCAAGCGCCCAAACACAGTTGTCATGCTTTGTCGTAAAGTAAACGACACTATCATGAAACCAGCAGCCCTCTCCGCCTTTGAATACTTGTGCCGTTTTGACTTGTTTTCGCGTTGGTAAATATCGAGATAGATCAGGCTCGGGCTTGCTGATTGGCAACCAATACATCTGCCATATATCGGTATCTTTCATTTCTTGCATGCAAGCGACTTCCAACTGTCCGT from Bermanella marisrubri carries:
- a CDS encoding EAL domain-containing protein, which gives rise to MNDDNRYQFDQTCRVKAVTLAQKLGIECRLNINFLPNAVYEPASCIQTTIKAADEVGFPVENIVFEFLESEEIKDREHLKRIVTDYQARGMNTAIDDFGAGYAGLGLLAEYQPDFLKLDMLLVRDVDTDEKKHIILKGMIEVAYALNIRIIAEGVETRGEMQTLKDLGVELIQGYYFAKPGFECLPNIQNL
- the hemH gene encoding ferrochelatase produces the protein MSQVKIGVLLVNLGTPEAPTAKAVRKYLAEFLWDRRVVDVPRPIWWLILNGIILRFRPGRVAKGYQSIWTEDGSPLMAISKRQQRALQDALDQQGLDIPVELAMTYGEPSMETAGRNLRQKGVEKMLVLPLYPQFSASTTGAVFDRLAKGLKRCPHLPEMRFVNEYHQHPLYIQALTNSVKEYWKEHGKGDKLMMSFHGIPQRYADNGDPYPRQCKATADALAHALDLKENEYLCTFQSRFGREEWVKPYTDHTLEDWGKSGVKRVDIISPAFSADCLETLEELEEENRENFLEAGGKEYHYIPCLNDRSDHIEMMSELVKTHICNW
- a CDS encoding NAD(P)/FAD-dependent oxidoreductase — its product is MGVSENAKQPRVGAYYTATVKQESDYPELEGDIRVDVAIVGGGFTGVNTALELAERGLKVAVIEASKLGWGATGRNGGQVTGSLSGDGAMRKQMRRALGNDVDNFIWHLRFHGHDIIKERIEKYGIDCDLKFGHLHTAYKPAHMKELEADYQELVEHGLGDQAQLVDREGISEFLETDIYHGGIYNKKNMHLHSLDLCLGEALAAESLGVRFFENSPVINIDHGNSAANKPAKVFTEKGSITANTVMLAGNAYHRLERLKMSGKIFPAAGGIVATEPLGDVADLINPKDVAVYDCRFVLDYYRLTKDKRLLFGGGANYSGRESRNIEAELRPAIERTFPRLKGVKIDYQWSGMMGIVINRIPQLGKLSDNVFYAQGYSGHGIALSHIVSEIMANAITGHMKDFDTFAQCNHVRLPGSEWIGNQFLALGMWYYVLMEKLR
- a CDS encoding phytase, which translates into the protein MKLLNICLVIALSTLLLACDDSKSASQVERTLNVEIKNEWDKVIAKQQWKNHSASVSQSEIRIENKNNNPDVLESIEGDFELLTMVKHQEEAWYFTIQDERTLITVNEKGLISKQILPAPVEGMCADMQQGKGDLLVLMENGNGLHFHLDVDESKELKIHNLRTITLPPLSEYCVMDLTHDRVLVSEEGIGVWALPLDMEKQMQRTLVDTVQQGHLQHTATAMVLLKDRLWIVDEQALNQYQIFSDHFEFEKRFAFANTYEADQLLVSKSNDVLEFVLLDDNTKQWLAFSLNAPAFSMQDVNTMVKVKPVVETQPVPLQGDVADDPAIWVNPKDGAKSLVLGTNKKAGLHIYDLQGKEVQRFENGRLNNVDVIQGFTFQGQVMDIAAASHRDHSSIALFSMDPETGRAQIQNELSTGLTDVYGFCMGRDPEGQPLALINAKDGRYEVYAIKDSEQGWSGELVRQFKLPSQPEGCVYDRQQHLIFMGEEDKGIWTLDYKDPSATPQLVVEVNGDWLVDDVEGLDIYYGHEESVLVVSSQGNDSYVLLNAKAPFEFIHRFKIGFNLDAGIDGASETDGLAVTSANLGSGFEQGMLVVQDGRNFLPEDLQNFKYVSWQDVVATIPRH
- a CDS encoding TonB-dependent receptor plug domain-containing protein is translated as MKILNKNTLALAISSLAFSSSAFAEDNTIELQGSDMSIEEVIVHGEIGYRNRVDTIEQVLEYDRGYFERFEPSSAGDALKRVPSVTFLSDVTESDGARLRGLNPGYTQILINGEAVPGIGQDRSFLLDRIPAELIERVEVIRSNSADRPGDALAGAVNIILRDSYSLDGAYVKLGGAIYSEEEEVKESLAAVWGGELAGGRAVIGVNRQGRLNPKQKNSLRYSDSPENNANFATEEFDNREDQSDVRDSTDTSLNFNYQKMLMDGSELKFDGVYVDTDRTEKERSFEYDNPTATTGPVNEGGNLLTDNQQLQDIEQSNASFNVAYSFSMLDGTSEVKAGFAQFESTNDNRESEIDFEDAQSVIEDERELEVFEDEEINISFSHERSLNEMLTLKAGIDLRSKTRDTSIKAGDNERDITTSGWDQFASNSPLSVANSIDDLEAIDGGLNSIEEDRMDIYALLEGEVGALQWETGVRFEKTDTSIEDKNLDQTVDNDYSQVLPSLHIRYAVTDSDRIMLSLAQSVRRPDFNYLTPATLEGEFEDNDLRGNPNLEPERATGLDLGYEHRIGRKGVMGINFFYRDVSDKIELANTQEDSVTAIEDNEPGTFVYEPQNIGDGTVQGVEVDLSMPLSILALDNTGIFVNYSYIDSEVEDELGKRAFNDQPEWVYNLGFIQDLPNIAASFGATYREQGDAYGRFIAEEITTSYGPDLEIFIEKRWPSMTLRFVGSNLLDSSKDESFNKFETIADQQSRSFDEYELETEEAGPVYRLSLRMAL